The genomic interval tctttctttctttctttctttctttctttctttctttctttctttctagacagggtctcacttgtcctacaaactggagtgcagtggcgcgatctcagctcactgcatcctctacctcccaggctcaagcgattctcctgcctcatcctcccgagtagctgggactacagaagccaCTATCGccgggctaacttttgtatttttactagagagagggtttcaccatgtttgtcaggctggtgtcgaactcctgacctcagcctcggcctctcaaagtgctgggattacaggtgtgagccaccgcgcctggccagcggAGTCAGGATTGAATCACTGGATCCGATATCAGCAGGATTTCCGTGTCTTACCTGTCAGCGCCAACATCCCTCTGACCGCCCCGACCCTCCATCATTCCCAGCCATCCCCATGAGGCTGGAACCTGAGCAGGATAAAAACGATCTGGCGACTTCTAGTGTAGCCTTCCAGTGGAGCAATGAGCTTGAAAACGGGCGGCAGCACAAAGTTGACCCCAGAGATGAAGATGGATGGAAGGTAATTCACCCTAAGCTTCAGCAGTGGCAACTCCTGAACAAGGGGCGTCTCCTGGGAGAGGGAGTGGACCATGAGCAAAGGCTTGGGGTCCTGGAGGAGCCAAGCTTAAAGTCCTCCCCCAGACCtcttctttgttgtttgtttgtttttgttttgtttctttgtttgttttgagacagagtctggctctgtcgcccaggctggagtgcagtggtgtgatcttggctcactgcaacctccccctcccgggttcaagtgattcttctgcctcagcctcctgagtagctgggattacaggcgtgcaccaccacgcccgtctaatttttgtatttttagtagagacggatttttgccatgttggtcaggctggtcttgaactcctgacctcgtgatccccctacctcagcctcccaaagtgccgggattataggcgtgagctaccgctcccagtctctcttcttcctttaaaACCCCGAAGTCCAGGGTCCAAATATAGCCTCTCCCATACTTCCTCTGTAAGATCTCTGGCATCCCAAACTTCCATTCCCTCCCTCCACCGTTGGAAATATAGGTTCCAGGAACCCCCGGCTTCCTCTTCCAAGACCCTCCGCACCTGCAGCGCCACCATGCTTTCTGTAGCCCAGTAGACGCCATAGAAGGCTTCCCCAAGGAGTGTGATCACCAGCAGGTTGAGCAGCACCCGCACCAACCAAACCCTGGCTTCCTGGCCCAGAGTCCGCACAGCAGCCTGGCGCCGCACCACTGTCTCCTCCAGCTCCACCTGAAGGCAGGAGAGATGCCCGCTTGGACTCCATATCCCAAGGCGCTGGCCTCTGAGTTCCCCAGGCCTGGCTCTCCAGAGATCCTCCTCAACGTGAACTGATGCAGCCGTCTCCCCACCAGCTAACAACCTCTGCAGTCCCGGTTCCACCCGCTCCGGGGCGCTCTAAGAAACCAGTggtcctaggccgggcgcggtggctcaagcctgtaatcccagcactttgggaggccgagacgggcggatcacgaggtcaggagatcgagaccatcctggctaacacggtgaaaccccatctctactaaaaatacaaaaaactagccgggcgaggtggcgggcgcctgtagtcccagctactccggaggctgaggcaggagaatggcgtaaacccgggaggcggagcttgcagtgagctgagatctggccactgcactccagctcgggcgacagagcaagactccgtctcaaaaaaaaaaaaaaagaaaccagtggTCCTTTACAGCCCCGCCCCTCCGCGGCTGGATCCAGCAACCCAAGCCCCCATCCCTGCGCGGCCAATCTCAGCACCCCAGGCCCCGCCCCTGAAGCTCCGCCCAACACCCCCAAGATCCGCCCCTGGCCAGACCTGCCCATTAGAGGCTCCGCCCCCAGGCGGCCCTGCGCTTAATTGCCTGGCCTGAAGTTCCAGTTCATCTATATCAAGACGCCCCGTTGGCCACTCCCATCACTTAACTTTGAACCGAATTGCCTTAAAGCCCCGCCCGCTTCTTGTGCTtgctttttttggtagagagggagcctccctatgttgcccaggctagtctcgaactcctagactcaggcgatccacctgcctcggtctcccaaagtgctggggttacaagcatgagccgccGATCCCAGCCTTGGCGCATCCTTTTCCTACA from Piliocolobus tephrosceles isolate RC106 unplaced genomic scaffold, ASM277652v3 unscaffolded_25530, whole genome shotgun sequence carries:
- the LOC111532554 gene encoding transmembrane channel-like protein 4 — protein: SVSWLKQTLLVESGDVTSYSHQVFSAWDFGLCRDVHVRLRQRIILYELQVELEETVVRRQAAVRTLGQEARVWLVRVLLNLLVITLLGEAFYGVYWATESMVALQETPLVQELPLLKLRVNYLPSIFISGVNFVLPPVFKLIAPLEGYTRSRQIVFILLRFQPHGDGWE